In Amycolatopsis sulphurea, one genomic interval encodes:
- a CDS encoding FadR/GntR family transcriptional regulator: protein MDFELTSSTVSEDIARRVRTLIHSGELGPGDRLPPERELSERMGVGRVSLREAIRLLQAGGYVEVRRGATGGTFVTELNRPYDDWVRQMRSRVDELGDILDLRIGLESRAAALAAGRRTEAHLAALATSIAQLADADSRTSFRAADAAFHSTLARAARNKRLETAISQARGEMFVPVDRLVYTELVETSRAGHTAVYEAVRDRNAGLAASAMEAHLEQTRLELHEVVFGNGVRS from the coding sequence ATGGACTTCGAGTTGACCTCGTCGACAGTCAGCGAGGACATCGCGCGGCGGGTGCGCACGCTGATCCACTCCGGGGAGCTGGGGCCGGGGGACCGGCTGCCGCCGGAGCGCGAGCTGTCGGAGCGGATGGGGGTCGGACGGGTCAGCCTGCGCGAGGCGATCCGGCTGCTGCAGGCGGGTGGTTACGTCGAGGTCCGGCGCGGCGCGACCGGCGGCACCTTCGTCACCGAGCTGAACCGGCCCTACGACGACTGGGTCCGCCAGATGCGCAGCCGGGTGGACGAGCTGGGCGACATCCTCGATCTGCGCATCGGCCTGGAGTCGCGGGCGGCCGCGCTGGCCGCCGGGCGCCGGACGGAGGCGCACCTGGCCGCCCTCGCCACCAGCATCGCCCAGCTGGCCGACGCGGACAGCCGCACGTCGTTCCGGGCGGCCGACGCCGCATTCCACAGCACCCTGGCCCGGGCCGCGCGCAACAAGCGCCTGGAAACCGCGATAAGCCAGGCCCGCGGCGAGATGTTCGTCCCGGTCGACCGGCTCGTCTACACCGAGCTGGTGGAGACGAGCCGGGCCGGGCACACCGCGGTATACGAGGCGGTCCGCGACCGCAACGCGGGGCTGGCCGCGAGCGCGATGGAGGCACACCTGGAGCAGACCCGCCTCGAACTGCACGAGGTGGTGTTCGGCAACGGCGTGCGCAGCTGA
- a CDS encoding FAD-dependent oxidoreductase, giving the protein MTSPAPHRARISIAGAGPAGLTCARILQRHGIAVTVHDRDPGPDARDQGGTLDLHPDDGQVALRAAGLLDEFHALSRPEGQELRQLDPSGAGLLFHHVPEPDERSKPEIDRGQLRALLLRSLEPGTVQWGRQLAHVGGPVDGPPVLHFADGTTAEADLVIGADGAFSRVRRAVSPAVPEYTGVSFVEAWFSGVTDRHPEIAELVGQGSAAAADGERGMFAQRNSGDHIRVYLIRRTPADWMSSTGLPAEGIRELLLEEYAHWSPRLLRLITDNDGPYVDRPIFALPVPHTWDHHRSVTLLGDAAHLMPPLGVGVNLAMLDASELALALANAATVEDAIRGYEKTMLPRSIETAAALEGAAADLLDGSGYPES; this is encoded by the coding sequence ATGACCTCACCAGCACCACACCGGGCGAGAATCAGCATCGCCGGCGCCGGTCCGGCCGGGCTGACCTGCGCCCGGATCCTGCAACGGCACGGCATCGCGGTCACCGTGCACGACCGCGACCCCGGGCCGGACGCCCGCGATCAGGGCGGCACGCTCGACCTGCACCCCGACGACGGCCAGGTCGCCCTGCGTGCGGCCGGTCTGCTCGACGAGTTCCACGCGTTGTCCCGGCCCGAAGGGCAGGAGCTGCGCCAGCTCGACCCGAGCGGCGCCGGCCTCCTCTTCCACCACGTCCCCGAGCCGGACGAGAGAAGCAAACCCGAGATCGACCGCGGACAGCTGCGTGCGTTGCTGCTGCGTTCGCTGGAGCCCGGCACGGTGCAGTGGGGCCGACAGCTGGCGCACGTCGGCGGGCCCGTGGACGGGCCGCCGGTGCTGCACTTCGCGGACGGCACCACGGCCGAGGCGGATCTGGTGATCGGCGCCGACGGTGCCTTCTCCCGGGTGCGCCGGGCGGTGTCCCCGGCGGTGCCGGAGTACACCGGGGTGAGCTTCGTGGAGGCGTGGTTCTCCGGCGTGACCGACCGGCATCCGGAGATCGCCGAGCTGGTCGGCCAGGGCAGCGCCGCCGCGGCCGACGGCGAACGCGGGATGTTCGCCCAGCGCAACAGTGGCGACCACATCCGCGTCTACCTCATCCGGCGGACACCGGCGGACTGGATGTCCAGCACCGGGTTGCCCGCCGAAGGCATCCGGGAACTGCTGCTGGAAGAGTACGCACACTGGTCGCCCAGGCTGCTGCGGTTGATCACCGACAACGACGGCCCCTATGTCGATCGCCCGATCTTCGCTCTCCCGGTGCCGCACACCTGGGACCATCACCGGTCGGTGACCCTCCTGGGCGATGCGGCGCATCTGATGCCGCCACTCGGCGTCGGCGTCAACCTCGCCATGCTCGACGCCAGTGAACTCGCGCTCGCCCTGGCGAACGCCGCCACGGTCGAGGATGCGATCCGCGGCTACGAAAAAACGATGCTGCCACGCTCGATCGAAACGGCGGCCGCGCTCGAAGGCGCCGCCGCGGATCTGCTCGACGGCAGCGGGTACCCGGAGTCCTGA
- a CDS encoding TetR/AcrR family transcriptional regulator translates to MTTSAPGRRERKKAATRQAIADAALDLFLEHGYDEVSIRAIADAADVSTTTVFKHFSGKEALVFDQDSDREAALVAAVRDRPAGQGIPDALRAHVLSSWLPLSADPRYAEFTALTEATPALRAYADRMWTRHTDTLAATIAAETGAAHDDPACLALARFALEIPSLTRGRPDPAAAITAMFDLLTHGWDAAHGDSR, encoded by the coding sequence GTGACCACCTCCGCGCCCGGGCGCCGCGAACGCAAGAAGGCCGCCACCCGGCAGGCGATCGCCGACGCGGCGCTCGACCTGTTCCTCGAGCACGGCTACGACGAGGTCAGCATCCGCGCCATCGCGGATGCCGCGGACGTGTCGACGACGACCGTGTTCAAACACTTCAGCGGCAAGGAAGCGTTGGTGTTCGACCAGGATTCGGACCGGGAGGCGGCACTCGTCGCCGCGGTGCGGGACCGGCCTGCCGGGCAAGGCATCCCCGATGCCCTGCGCGCGCACGTGCTGTCCAGCTGGCTGCCGCTCTCGGCGGACCCGCGGTACGCGGAATTCACCGCCCTGACTGAGGCAACCCCGGCCCTGCGCGCGTACGCCGACCGCATGTGGACCCGCCACACCGACACCCTCGCCGCCACGATCGCCGCCGAAACCGGTGCGGCCCACGATGATCCGGCGTGTCTGGCGCTGGCCCGGTTCGCGCTGGAGATCCCGTCACTCACCCGCGGCCGGCCCGATCCGGCGGCTGCCATCACCGCGATGTTCGACCTGCTGACCCACGGCTGGGACGCCGCGCACGGCGACTCCCGATGA
- a CDS encoding SRPBCC family protein, which yields MEYRIEMPLTAGAEQAWDVLSALPAWPRWTPTVEAIETDLERPAQGAVVRIKQPRRAAVRYLIDLVEPGRRFRWVSDRGGVRQVADHIVVPAADGSCTVVLGFAMTGPFGLLLGVLGAGKIRAMVNAEAAALRAALSPSG from the coding sequence ATGGAGTATCGGATCGAAATGCCGCTGACGGCCGGCGCCGAGCAGGCGTGGGACGTGCTGTCCGCGCTACCGGCGTGGCCGCGGTGGACGCCGACGGTCGAAGCGATCGAGACCGATCTGGAGCGGCCCGCCCAGGGGGCGGTGGTGCGGATCAAACAGCCCCGCCGGGCTGCGGTCCGGTACCTGATCGACCTTGTCGAGCCGGGCCGCCGCTTCCGGTGGGTCAGCGATCGCGGTGGGGTCCGGCAGGTCGCCGACCACATCGTCGTCCCGGCCGCCGACGGGTCGTGCACCGTGGTGCTCGGCTTCGCGATGACCGGGCCGTTCGGCCTGCTGCTCGGGGTGCTCGGGGCGGGCAAGATCCGCGCCATGGTGAATGCGGAGGCCGCGGCCTTGCGTGCCGCGCTTTCCCCTTCTGGCTGA
- a CDS encoding sensor histidine kinase, which produces MRRRSPFGYRDSVLGERAYGWLRGHQSLVDAGIAGLIAAGGLAWGLALAAPPGFLIFSAVLPLPLVVRRRSPAGCAGAAFLLALGQWLLVGHDVGAVPADVAVPMAVYACAYYGPLWTQRAALAAGVAGAVLGGVSWPLVPAPWWAHLLLGGFLAGTVVAAWTLGALHRARRAETAAQAERAVLAERNRIAREMHDVVAHTLSIVIAQADGGRYALASAPETAGRALGTIGDHARQALAETRRILGVLRDPDWADSPTPQPGLADLPGLIEQARSGGQNVRFSFSPPEDPVPPGLGLVAYRIVQEGLTNVRRHAGPSARAEVAVHADGARLEIEVRDTGPGLPNRTTGGYGLLGMRERAAAYGGQVRLGTAPGGGTVLRASIPVSP; this is translated from the coding sequence ATGCGCAGACGCTCGCCGTTCGGCTACCGTGACTCCGTGCTGGGTGAACGGGCATACGGCTGGTTGCGCGGGCACCAGTCCCTGGTGGACGCCGGTATAGCCGGGCTCATTGCGGCGGGTGGCCTCGCCTGGGGTCTCGCACTCGCGGCCCCGCCTGGGTTTCTGATCTTCTCCGCGGTGCTTCCGCTCCCGCTCGTCGTGCGCCGCCGCAGTCCGGCGGGGTGCGCGGGGGCGGCATTCCTGCTGGCGCTTGGGCAATGGCTGCTCGTCGGGCACGATGTCGGCGCTGTTCCGGCTGACGTGGCCGTCCCGATGGCCGTGTACGCCTGCGCGTATTACGGTCCACTGTGGACGCAGCGGGCGGCATTGGCGGCCGGGGTGGCCGGTGCGGTGCTCGGCGGGGTGAGCTGGCCGCTGGTGCCCGCGCCCTGGTGGGCGCACCTGCTCCTCGGCGGTTTCCTGGCAGGCACGGTCGTCGCGGCCTGGACGCTCGGGGCGCTGCATCGGGCGCGCCGGGCGGAGACGGCCGCACAGGCGGAGCGGGCGGTTTTGGCCGAGCGCAACCGGATCGCCCGGGAGATGCACGACGTCGTGGCGCACACTCTGTCCATTGTGATCGCCCAGGCGGACGGCGGCCGCTACGCCCTCGCGTCGGCGCCCGAAACCGCAGGGCGGGCGCTGGGCACGATCGGCGACCACGCGCGGCAAGCACTCGCCGAGACCCGCCGGATCCTCGGCGTGCTCCGTGACCCGGATTGGGCCGATTCACCGACCCCACAGCCTGGACTCGCGGACTTGCCCGGGCTGATCGAACAGGCCCGCAGCGGTGGACAGAACGTGCGGTTCTCCTTCAGTCCGCCGGAAGATCCGGTCCCGCCGGGCCTCGGACTGGTCGCGTACCGGATCGTCCAAGAAGGACTGACGAACGTGCGCAGGCACGCCGGGCCGTCCGCCCGGGCCGAGGTCGCAGTGCACGCCGACGGCGCACGGCTGGAGATCGAGGTGCGCGACACCGGTCCCGGGCTCCCCAATAGAACGACCGGTGGGTACGGCTTGCTCGGGATGCGCGAACGTGCCGCCGCCTATGGCGGGCAAGTGCGGCTGGGGACGGCCCCGGGCGGCGGAACCGTGCTGCGGGCCAGTATCCCGGTGTCCCCATGA
- a CDS encoding response regulator has product MNRIRVLLVEDQALVRAGLRMVLDAQPDLIVAGEAGDGLDAVQQVPRLRPDVVLMDVRMPVLDGIEATRRITALPGPPKVLILTTYDLDEHVLAAIRAGATGFLLKDAPPEQLLGALRTVHDGDAVLAASATRRLLNRLAPPLDESAVRAVATLTAREREILAELGGGRSNAEIAARLTVAEGTVKTHVSNVLTKLGIRDRAQAVVLAYESGVVRPGERGTPDR; this is encoded by the coding sequence ATGAACCGCATCCGGGTGCTGCTGGTCGAAGATCAGGCGCTGGTCCGTGCAGGACTGCGGATGGTGCTGGACGCGCAACCGGATCTGATCGTCGCGGGCGAGGCGGGCGACGGGCTGGACGCCGTCCAGCAGGTGCCGCGGCTGCGGCCGGACGTGGTACTGATGGACGTGCGGATGCCGGTCCTCGACGGTATCGAGGCGACCCGGCGGATCACCGCACTGCCCGGCCCGCCGAAGGTGCTCATCCTCACCACCTACGACCTCGACGAGCACGTGCTGGCCGCGATCCGCGCCGGAGCGACCGGATTCCTGCTCAAGGATGCCCCGCCGGAACAGCTGCTCGGCGCGCTGCGCACCGTGCACGACGGCGACGCCGTGCTCGCCGCCTCCGCGACCCGCCGTCTGCTGAACCGGCTGGCGCCGCCGCTCGACGAATCCGCGGTCCGCGCGGTCGCCACGCTGACCGCCCGGGAACGGGAGATCCTCGCCGAACTCGGCGGCGGCCGGTCGAACGCGGAGATCGCGGCCCGGCTCACCGTCGCCGAGGGGACGGTCAAGACCCACGTCAGCAACGTCCTGACGAAGCTCGGCATCCGCGACCGGGCGCAAGCCGTTGTGCTCGCGTATGAATCGGGCGTGGTCCGGCCCGGCGAACGGGGCACGCCGGACCGGTGA
- a CDS encoding alpha/beta hydrolase: MKRELCVLGGVLLAVVQTVSAGPGQKISWHHCATDTALDAVGARCGEVRVPLNYAEPGGRKITVALARRPASDPERRAGTLVVEEGGPGPSRQGVATMVRQAPEIAARYDLVGIDPRFFGGSTPLDCGWPTGEYVSLAQAAPVDRASFDRTISAAKALAARCTSHRDVLPYAGTRSIARDLDVVRAALGEERISYLGWSYGTYLGAVYTQMFPDRTDRVVLDSAIAPNAYGPALIRETASADAAALRDWAAWASHHNGQYDLGATATAVVRTVLDIQRAAARGPLEVGEHRITADRIPGLLLTSDDTDESYAELSAQVRVLRDAARGLPARPTAVQQEKLALYTDTTVTRDFWFSASTANACADRAASRDPETYYADIRAHAATEPFYGPLARHLTACTFWPVAPSEPPTRIGNDRSVLIVGATGDPVTPYPGQQELHRALRGSRMVTLASSFRHGVYGYASSACVTDAVGEYLLGGVLPAADRLC; this comes from the coding sequence ATGAAAAGAGAACTGTGCGTCCTCGGCGGTGTCCTGCTCGCCGTCGTGCAGACGGTCTCGGCCGGCCCCGGGCAGAAGATCTCCTGGCACCACTGCGCCACCGACACGGCACTCGACGCGGTGGGCGCGCGATGCGGGGAGGTGCGGGTGCCGTTGAACTACGCGGAACCCGGTGGCCGGAAGATCACCGTGGCGCTGGCTCGGCGTCCGGCGTCCGATCCGGAGCGCCGGGCCGGGACCCTCGTGGTCGAGGAAGGCGGCCCCGGCCCGTCGCGGCAAGGGGTGGCGACGATGGTGCGGCAGGCACCCGAGATCGCCGCCCGCTACGACCTGGTGGGCATCGACCCGCGGTTCTTCGGCGGCAGCACGCCACTCGACTGTGGCTGGCCGACCGGGGAGTACGTCAGCCTGGCGCAAGCCGCGCCCGTGGACCGCGCCTCTTTCGACCGCACCATCTCGGCGGCGAAAGCACTGGCCGCGCGCTGCACGAGTCACCGGGATGTGTTGCCGTACGCGGGAACGCGATCCATCGCCCGTGATCTGGACGTGGTCCGCGCTGCGCTGGGGGAGGAGCGGATCTCGTATCTCGGCTGGTCGTACGGCACCTACTTGGGCGCCGTCTACACCCAGATGTTCCCGGACCGGACCGACCGCGTCGTGCTCGACAGCGCGATCGCGCCGAATGCGTACGGTCCCGCGCTGATCAGGGAAACGGCGTCCGCGGATGCCGCGGCGCTGCGAGACTGGGCAGCGTGGGCGTCCCACCACAATGGACAGTACGACCTCGGCGCGACGGCCACCGCGGTCGTGCGGACCGTACTGGACATCCAGCGTGCCGCCGCCCGCGGGCCGCTCGAAGTCGGCGAACACCGGATCACCGCCGACCGGATTCCCGGGCTGTTACTCACGTCCGACGACACCGATGAGTCTTACGCCGAACTCAGCGCACAGGTCCGCGTGCTCCGGGACGCGGCTCGCGGCCTGCCCGCCCGGCCGACGGCCGTCCAACAGGAAAAGCTGGCGCTCTACACCGATACCACGGTGACTCGGGACTTCTGGTTCAGCGCGTCGACGGCGAACGCCTGCGCGGACCGTGCCGCTTCGCGCGATCCGGAAACCTACTACGCCGACATCCGGGCACACGCGGCCACCGAACCGTTCTACGGCCCGCTCGCACGTCACCTCACCGCTTGCACGTTCTGGCCGGTCGCGCCGTCCGAACCACCGACCCGCATCGGCAACGATCGTTCGGTTCTCATCGTCGGCGCGACCGGTGATCCGGTCACTCCGTATCCCGGGCAGCAGGAACTGCATCGCGCGCTGCGTGGCTCCCGGATGGTCACGCTCGCCTCCTCGTTCCGGCACGGCGTGTATGGGTACGCGTCGTCCGCCTGCGTAACCGATGCGGTGGGTGAGTATCTGCTCGGCGGTGTGCTGCCTGCCGCTGATCGGTTGTGTTGA